Within the Medicago truncatula cultivar Jemalong A17 chromosome 4, MtrunA17r5.0-ANR, whole genome shotgun sequence genome, the region AATGAATTTCTACAAGAGCTTTGGCGATATTACGATATCCAGTCAGCATCAACAAAGTATTATTCACTTCACATGCTGTCTTAGGCTTAGGGCCTGCCCCTCTTGATGCTGCATGATGGGCACTTGTATTGCTTTATGCTCTCAGCTTTAGCAGGAGTAATCTTCACACATTTTCCATGGTACCACCTCTCACAAATATCACAGCCAATCCAAAATTCATCCGCGTTGTAGTTTCCACCGCAGCTCCCACAAAGGGTTTCACTATGCTCGTCTTCCTCCTCCTCATAACCTTGATCATCGACCAACTTTGGGTTGCTTTTAACTTGTCCATCACTTGATCTCTTCAAATAAATGAACAAACATGTATTAGACAGTAGCAACATGACAACATTTAGCGCCCTACGAAAccttttaaagttttaattCATAGTCATACACTACAGAATTTGTACAAATGTTGCAATAACATGAAACAAACACAATGATAAAAGTGCTTCTAAATGCAGGTCAAGTATACTCTGATTGCAATTTTCATGATCATATGCATAAGCAACAAAGGAAAGAAGTGTGAGAGTTGAACAGTGTGATAGATTAtgaacttattttaaaaagccACAGCTGGTTTAGATATCTGGCGGTACTCACAGCTGCTTCAGAATGTTAACCAAGTAACCAAAGACTATACAACAAATAAACAAGCCAAACATTTTATTATAGGAAATAAACATCAATGCAAGAGAATACACAAGCATTACTAAGCTAGCTCCGAGTAATTAACAAACCaacttgtgtgtgtgtgtgtgtgtgtgtgtgagagagagagagagagagagactgaACGGTACACACAATGACAATTACACTGACCTTGGTGCTTCCCCGAGATTTGCTTCCACTATCTACAGTGGGCTTGTCCTTTATTGGCTTCCTGTCAGTTACAACTTCAAACACAGTtggaagctcattgatcaagctAAATAAACGTTTCCTGCCATGAATCAGTGAAACCATCAATAAAAAGAGGGACCTATAAGCCCGTTACAAAGCAGTTgagaaaaaatggtaaaagCAATAAGCCCTTAAAACGGAAAGAACAGAGCAACAGTAACCACATTCTACCATACAAATAGTAAATCAAACTCAGATGAATGTATTGCCCTAACACAGTGTGATAAGGAGGGGGAAATTATTAATGGGGGAAGATTAAGCACATAAATTATTCAACATAATTGTCCAATTGCAAATTAAAGCTAAAAGTTACAACAGAGTCAGTCGCCTTTCACACAACCtcaagtttattattattattatcaagtTTCTTGAATTGAAAATATGGATGAGAAAGGGCCCTTGTGCTGATGTTTCTGGGAAACAAAATTGTCTTGGCCGATCCAATCCAAGGAATACATATATAAACTTCTCCAGAATCACAacagatgatgatgatgcaatTCAGCAACTAATATAATTACAAGcctcaattttcaacatttcaAGTGCTTAAGCATGTGAATTACGATAACACGtcaaaaacaactaaaataattataatcacATACATACTCTGTATAACAAGACAAAACATACTTAAATTACTATAACCCAACCAAAACTAGAGAGTACCTTTCGTTGCGGTTAAGACGAGCTCCAAGATAAAAAGCCACAGAAAGCAACCATGAATCACTGTGCACAGCAACTAGAGAAAGCCAGTCCCTACGGTTCATGCCATCCCTTGCAAAGTTGATTCCAAGGGCTGGCTCTGGAAGCTCAGGTGGAACTTCCTCAGCAGGAAGAGTCACTTCCCATGATTCATTTGTATGTCCATAGAGACACAAATTGTCCTTATCTTGAAAACAAAAAGCACAACAGAGAAACTTTCAAGTCAGTGAAACAACACtgattcataattttattaCAAAAACCATTAAAACTATGAACAATTCCAGCATGAGTCTAATGCAACCAATTAAGTGTCTGTTAAGTCTCATCTCcaaatcaaaatccaaaaacagGATCGTtctcagaagcaaggttttaaaTATAGGTTGGTGATCACGTTCTGGGATGCGACACAACAACTGTATCTGAAGTTGGTGAAATCACATCGTGACATCAAATGAGACCAAATTTGATTGTGATTCTCAACAATGTCAAGGAACACAATGTAATCTCTATTTAAAACCTTGCTTAGAAGAATACAAACAACCCAATTCAAGCTTTTAACAATTTAACACCAAAACACCATAAACAGGTAGAATTATTAgctatgaagcaccgacacgTGGACACAAGTAGTAActtaagaaaatgacataactAAATATAATCGCATGTGTCAGTGATGTGTCAGTGTCCTACACATGTAAGACACCGAACACaccttcaatcagaagtgtcggtgctacagagGTTTAGCATACCGAATCGCACTATTTTAAAACAGTTGGCGATGACTCAATTATTATCAGTTATATAGATAATTATTTTCTCAATTCAAAGGAGCaagatccaaaaaaattataaactaaaattttattttattaactaaCAATAAACTGTCTTCAGTGTCTTGTAGTTG harbors:
- the LOC25491446 gene encoding PHD finger protein ALFIN-LIKE 1 gives rise to the protein MEMASSPRTVEEIFKDFSSRRDGIVRALTQDVDEFYALCDPDKDNLCLYGHTNESWEVTLPAEEVPPELPEPALGINFARDGMNRRDWLSLVAVHSDSWLLSVAFYLGARLNRNERKRLFSLINELPTVFEVVTDRKPIKDKPTVDSGSKSRGSTKRSSDGQVKSNPKLVDDQGYEEEEDEHSETLCGSCGGNYNADEFWIGCDICERWYHGKCVKITPAKAESIKQYKCPSCSIKRGRP